The proteins below come from a single Acinonyx jubatus isolate Ajub_Pintada_27869175 chromosome A1, VMU_Ajub_asm_v1.0, whole genome shotgun sequence genomic window:
- the KBTBD7 gene encoding kelch repeat and BTB domain-containing protein 7 isoform X3 — protein MQSREEAPRSRRLASPRGGRRPKRISKPSVSAFFTGPEELKDTAHSAALLAQLKSFYDARLLCDVTIEVVTPGSGPGTGRLFSCNRNVLAAACPYFKSMFTGGMYESQQASVTMHDVDAESFEVLVDYCYTGRVSLSEANVQRLYAASDMLQLEYVREACASFLARRLDLANCAAILKFADAFDHHKLRSQAQSFIAHNFKQLSRMGSVREESLADLSLAQLLAVLRLDSLDIESERTVCHVAMQWLETAPKERGPSAAEVFKCVRWTHFRDEDQDYLEGLLTKPIVKKYCLDLIEGALQMRYGDMLYKSVVPKPESSSSSIVSVAENPPQRLGMCAKEMVIFFGHPRDPFLCYDPYSGDIYTMPSPLTSLAHTKTITSSAVCVSPDHDIYLAAQPRKDLWVYKPAQNSWQQLADRLLCREGMDVAYLNGYIYILGGRDPITGVKLKEVECYSVQRNQWALVAPVPHSFYSFELIVVQNYLYAVNSKRMLCYDPSHNMWLNCASLKRSDFQEACVFNDEIYCICDIPVMKVYNPARGEWRRISNIPLDSETHNYQIVNHGQKLLLITSTTPQWKKNRVTVYEYDTREDQWINIG, from the exons ATGCAGTCCCGGGAAGAAGCTCCGCGCTCTCGCCGCCTGGCCAGTCCCCGCGGCGGGAGGAGGCCCAAGAGGATTTCCAAGCCTTCAGTTTCGGCTTTTTTCACGGGCCCGGAGGAGCTGAAGGACACGGCTCATTCTGCAGCTCTGCTGGCACAGCTGAAGTCTTTCTACGACGCGCGGCTGTTATGTGATGTGACCATCGAGGTGGTGACACCTGGCAGCGGGCCTGGCACCGGCCGCCTTTTTTCCTGCAACCGTAACGTGCTGGCTGCCGCGTGTCCCTACTTCAAGAGCATGTTCACTGGTGGCATGTACGAGAGCCAGCAGGCGAGCGTGACCATGCATGATGTGGATGCCGAGTCCTTCGAGGTGCTGGTCGACTACTGCTACACAGGTCGCGTGTCGCTAAGTGAGGCCAACGTGCAACGCCTTTACGCGGCCTCTGACATGTTGCAGCTCGAGTACGTGCGGGAAGCTTGTGCCTCCTTCCTAGCCCGCCGCCTTGACCTGGCCAACTGCGCTGCCATCCTCAAGTTCGCTGATGCCTTCGACCATCACAAGCTGCGATCACAGGCCCAGTCCTTCATCGCCCACAACTTCAAGCAGCTCAGCCGGATGGGTTCAGTTCGGGAGGAGAGTCTGGCAGACCTGAGCTTGGCCCAGCTGTTGGCCGTGCTGCGTCTGGATAGTCTAGACATAGAGAGTGAGCGGACAGTGTGTCATGTAGCAATGCAGTGGTTAGAGACGGCTCCCAAGGAGCGCGGTCCCAGCGCTGCGGAAGTCTTCAAGTGTGTCCGCTGGACACACTTCAGAGATGAAGATCAGGATTACCTGGAAGGGCTGCTGACCAAGCCCATTGTGAAGAAGTACTGTCTGGACCTTATCGAAGGGGCCCTGCAGATGCGATATGGTGACATGTTGTACAAGTCTGTGGTACCAAAGCCAGAGAGCAGCAGCAGCTCTATTGTATCTGTAGCAGAAAATCCACCTCAGAGACTGGGTATGTGTGCCAAGGAGATGGTGATCTTCTTTGGACACCCTAGAGACCCCTTTCTCTGCTATGACCCATACTCAGGGGACATTTACACAATGCCATCCCCTTTAACCAGCTTGGCTCACACTAAGACTATCACCTCCTcagctgtctgtgtctctccagACCATGACATCTACCTGGCTGCCCAGCCCCGGAAAGACCTGTGGGTGTATAAGCCAGCCCAGAATAGTTGGCAGCAGCTTGCCGACCGCCTGCTGTGTCGCGAGGGCATGGATGTGGCCTACCTCAATGGCTACATCTACATCTTGGGTGGGCGAGACCCGATTACCGGCGTTAAATTGAAGGAAGTGGAATGCTACAGTGTTCAGAGAAACCAGTGGGCACTGGTGGCTCCTGTGCCCCATTCCTTCTATTCCTTTGAACTAATAGTGGTTCAGAACTATCTTTATGCTGTGAACAGTAAGCGCATGCTGTGCTATGATCCTAGCCATAATATGTGGCTGAACTGTGCTTCTCTTAAACGTAGTGACTTTCAGGAAGCCTGTGTCTTCAACGACGAGATCTACTGTATCTGTGACATTCCGGTCATGAAGGTCTATAACCCAGCCAGGGGAGAATGGAGGCGGATTAGTAATATTCCCTTGGACTCAGAGACCCACAACTACCAGATTGTCAATCATGGCCAAAAGTTGCTTCTCATCACTTCTACCACCCCTCAGTGGAAAAAAAACCGGGTGACTGTTTATGAATACGATACCAGGGAAGACCAGTGGATTAACATAG gtTGA
- the KBTBD7 gene encoding kelch repeat and BTB domain-containing protein 7 isoform X2 — translation MQSREEAPRSRRLASPRGGRRPKRISKPSVSAFFTGPEELKDTAHSAALLAQLKSFYDARLLCDVTIEVVTPGSGPGTGRLFSCNRNVLAAACPYFKSMFTGGMYESQQASVTMHDVDAESFEVLVDYCYTGRVSLSEANVQRLYAASDMLQLEYVREACASFLARRLDLANCAAILKFADAFDHHKLRSQAQSFIAHNFKQLSRMGSVREESLADLSLAQLLAVLRLDSLDIESERTVCHVAMQWLETAPKERGPSAAEVFKCVRWTHFRDEDQDYLEGLLTKPIVKKYCLDLIEGALQMRYGDMLYKSVVPKPESSSSSIVSVAENPPQRLGMCAKEMVIFFGHPRDPFLCYDPYSGDIYTMPSPLTSLAHTKTITSSAVCVSPDHDIYLAAQPRKDLWVYKPAQNSWQQLADRLLCREGMDVAYLNGYIYILGGRDPITGVKLKEVECYSVQRNQWALVAPVPHSFYSFELIVVQNYLYAVNSKRMLCYDPSHNMWLNCASLKRSDFQEACVFNDEIYCICDIPVMKVYNPARGEWRRISNIPLDSETHNYQIVNHGQKLLLITSTTPQWKKNRVTVYEYDTREDQWINIGTMLGLLQFDSGFICLCARVYPSCLEPGQSFITEEDDARSESSTEWDLDGFSELDSESGSSSSFSDDEVWVQVAPQRNAQDQQGSL, via the coding sequence ATGCAGTCCCGGGAAGAAGCTCCGCGCTCTCGCCGCCTGGCCAGTCCCCGCGGCGGGAGGAGGCCCAAGAGGATTTCCAAGCCTTCAGTTTCGGCTTTTTTCACGGGCCCGGAGGAGCTGAAGGACACGGCTCATTCTGCAGCTCTGCTGGCACAGCTGAAGTCTTTCTACGACGCGCGGCTGTTATGTGATGTGACCATCGAGGTGGTGACACCTGGCAGCGGGCCTGGCACCGGCCGCCTTTTTTCCTGCAACCGTAACGTGCTGGCTGCCGCGTGTCCCTACTTCAAGAGCATGTTCACTGGTGGCATGTACGAGAGCCAGCAGGCGAGCGTGACCATGCATGATGTGGATGCCGAGTCCTTCGAGGTGCTGGTCGACTACTGCTACACAGGTCGCGTGTCGCTAAGTGAGGCCAACGTGCAACGCCTTTACGCGGCCTCTGACATGTTGCAGCTCGAGTACGTGCGGGAAGCTTGTGCCTCCTTCCTAGCCCGCCGCCTTGACCTGGCCAACTGCGCTGCCATCCTCAAGTTCGCTGATGCCTTCGACCATCACAAGCTGCGATCACAGGCCCAGTCCTTCATCGCCCACAACTTCAAGCAGCTCAGCCGGATGGGTTCAGTTCGGGAGGAGAGTCTGGCAGACCTGAGCTTGGCCCAGCTGTTGGCCGTGCTGCGTCTGGATAGTCTAGACATAGAGAGTGAGCGGACAGTGTGTCATGTAGCAATGCAGTGGTTAGAGACGGCTCCCAAGGAGCGCGGTCCCAGCGCTGCGGAAGTCTTCAAGTGTGTCCGCTGGACACACTTCAGAGATGAAGATCAGGATTACCTGGAAGGGCTGCTGACCAAGCCCATTGTGAAGAAGTACTGTCTGGACCTTATCGAAGGGGCCCTGCAGATGCGATATGGTGACATGTTGTACAAGTCTGTGGTACCAAAGCCAGAGAGCAGCAGCAGCTCTATTGTATCTGTAGCAGAAAATCCACCTCAGAGACTGGGTATGTGTGCCAAGGAGATGGTGATCTTCTTTGGACACCCTAGAGACCCCTTTCTCTGCTATGACCCATACTCAGGGGACATTTACACAATGCCATCCCCTTTAACCAGCTTGGCTCACACTAAGACTATCACCTCCTcagctgtctgtgtctctccagACCATGACATCTACCTGGCTGCCCAGCCCCGGAAAGACCTGTGGGTGTATAAGCCAGCCCAGAATAGTTGGCAGCAGCTTGCCGACCGCCTGCTGTGTCGCGAGGGCATGGATGTGGCCTACCTCAATGGCTACATCTACATCTTGGGTGGGCGAGACCCGATTACCGGCGTTAAATTGAAGGAAGTGGAATGCTACAGTGTTCAGAGAAACCAGTGGGCACTGGTGGCTCCTGTGCCCCATTCCTTCTATTCCTTTGAACTAATAGTGGTTCAGAACTATCTTTATGCTGTGAACAGTAAGCGCATGCTGTGCTATGATCCTAGCCATAATATGTGGCTGAACTGTGCTTCTCTTAAACGTAGTGACTTTCAGGAAGCCTGTGTCTTCAACGACGAGATCTACTGTATCTGTGACATTCCGGTCATGAAGGTCTATAACCCAGCCAGGGGAGAATGGAGGCGGATTAGTAATATTCCCTTGGACTCAGAGACCCACAACTACCAGATTGTCAATCATGGCCAAAAGTTGCTTCTCATCACTTCTACCACCCCTCAGTGGAAAAAAAACCGGGTGACTGTTTATGAATACGATACCAGGGAAGACCAGTGGATTAACATAGGTACCATGTTAGGTCTTTTGCAGTTTGACTCTGGTTTTATTTGCCTCTGTGCTCGCGTTTATCCTTCCTGCCTTGAACCTGGGCAGAGTTTCATTACTGAGGAAGACGATGCACGGAGTGAATCTAGTACTGAATGGGACTTAGATGGATTCAGTGAGCTGGACTCAGAGTCAGGAAGTTCAAGTTCTTTTTCTGACGATGAAGTCTGGGTGCAGGTAGCACCTCAGCGAAATGCACAGGATCAGCAGggttctttgtaa